The Acutalibacter muris genomic sequence TTCACGCCAAAGGGTCTGTCAGTCAGAGAGCGTGCCAGGTCTATCTGCTCCTTGAGGTACTGGGCGTTGGCGTTCATGGCTGAGATTATCCCCAGCCCTCCGCCGTTTGACACGGCCGCCGCCAGCTTCCCGTCGGATATCCAGGCCATGCCCCCCTGGAAAATGGGGTATTCTATACCCAAAAGTTCGCATAACGGAGTCTTTATCATAAGCTTAATATTCCTCCCGAAAAAGAATTTACCACCTGATAACGCAGGCCGCGCTGGAGAGCCCGCCGCCGAAGGCCGCCATCACCACATAGTCACCTGGCTTTATCAGCCCCGAGCGAGCCGCTTTATCCAGTAGTATGGGCTCGCTTGCCGAGGAGGTGTTCCCCACCTCCTGGATGTTCACCAGAAACTTCTCCGCGGCTATCTCCGGCAGCCGCCTTGCGGCCTCGTTGATTATTCTGAGGTTGGCCTGATGGGGTATCACCACGGAAACCTGTTCGCCGGAAATGCCCGCCTGCTTCATTACGGAGCGTATATCGTTCACCATGGAGGTGACCGCGAATTTATAGGTTTCCTGGCCCTTCATGTGCACGCAGCTCTTGTTCTGCTCCACCTGATAGAAGGGGGAGTTGCCCCAGCCGGTGGGGATGTCAATAACGTCGTTGCCCCCCTGGGTGTGCAGCTCTGAGGCCAGATAACTGTCTCCCTGCCCCAGCACCGCCGCTCCCGCGCCGTCGCCGAAGATACAGCAGGTGGAGCGGTCAGTCCAGTCGATAAGCCCGCTCATGCGTTCGCTGCTGACCACCAACGCCTTTTTTACCGTGCCCCGTGAGAAGAAGCCGGCAGCTATCTCCAGCCCGAATAAAAAACCCGGGCAGGCGGCGTTTATATCAAAGGCCGGGCATTTTGCCCCAAGCTTATTCTGCACCATGCTTGCCATACCGGGGGAGATGCTGTCCGCGCTGACAGAGGCGCCGAGGATAAGGTCCAGTTCCGAAGCGCTTACCCCGGCGGACTCCAGGGCCCGGGCGGCGGCGGCGGCCGCCATGTCTGTATTGCTCTCGGTGGTGCACACGTGCCGCTCCTTAACGCCTACCCGCTTTGTTATCCACTCGTCCGAGGTGTCCACCATCCGGGACAGTTCCTCATTGGTTATAACCTTTTCCGGCAGGAAGCTGCCTGTTCCAAGTATCTGAAAGCTCATATTCTTCTAGCTCCTCTCTGCGAGAGCCGGGGATATTATCAAGGCTCACAACTCTCTTATTATAAAGGATTTCCCAGGGTTTGTCAATGAGGGCGGGCCCCGGGACGGGAAGCTATTTTGGCTATCCTCATGCGGTTATAGCGTTGTATGACCGCAAAGGACATATCAAAGGCCGCACCCAGCACAGAGGTCACAAAAAACACCCAGAATGACCCGAACCAAAGGGAGGCCCCAAGGGGGACAAAGCTCAAAAGGGCGCTTACCTCATGCACCCGCTCGGAGCAGCACATATTGACGGCGATCTCCTCCCAGCCGTGCAGCCGGGGAGAGAAGGCCTCGGGGCTGTAGGTGGGCATCTTGTCCTTCCATTCCCTCACCCTTAAGGCATTATATACCTTCTGCTCCCAGGGCCGCGTCCTGTACCAGCCTTTGGTATAATTCGGGCGCATAAAAGCCGGGCTGCCCAGTGCCGCGCCCAAAAGAATTAAAACAGTCGTCAGCTTCGTCGCCT encodes the following:
- a CDS encoding glycosyl-4,4'-diaponeurosporenoate acyltransferase CrtO family protein translates to MPKATKLTTVLILLGAALGSPAFMRPNYTKGWYRTRPWEQKVYNALRVREWKDKMPTYSPEAFSPRLHGWEEIAVNMCCSERVHEVSALLSFVPLGASLWFGSFWVFFVTSVLGAAFDMSFAVIQRYNRMRIAKIASRPGARPH
- a CDS encoding beta-ketoacyl-ACP synthase III codes for the protein MSFQILGTGSFLPEKVITNEELSRMVDTSDEWITKRVGVKERHVCTTESNTDMAAAAAARALESAGVSASELDLILGASVSADSISPGMASMVQNKLGAKCPAFDINAACPGFLFGLEIAAGFFSRGTVKKALVVSSERMSGLIDWTDRSTCCIFGDGAGAAVLGQGDSYLASELHTQGGNDVIDIPTGWGNSPFYQVEQNKSCVHMKGQETYKFAVTSMVNDIRSVMKQAGISGEQVSVVIPHQANLRIINEAARRLPEIAAEKFLVNIQEVGNTSSASEPILLDKAARSGLIKPGDYVVMAAFGGGLSSAACVIRW